The Agrobacterium larrymoorei genome includes the window GGATATCCGGGCCACTGATACGATACTGGACGGGCTTGCCGACGGGCGGGCCGATATCCAGCAGTTTCACGAAGGCATCCGTGCCGGGGAAGGTCGTGTTCAGATACTTCTGGAAATCAGCTCTGACACGGTCGCGGGCCTCGAGATTCTTCGTCACGATAACCGTCTGACCGAAGAAGACATTCTGGCTTTGCACATCGAAAGACAGAATGAAGCGCGGGGCACCCTGACCGACATAAGTCGTCCAGTGGTCTACATCGGGGTTGTTCGCCAGCTTCTCGCGCTCGAACTGCGCCATCTGCCGGTTGGTTTCGGCAATCGAACTGTTCTGCGGCAGGTTCCAGTCCACGATCAGTTCAGGCCGGTCGGAGTTGGGGAAGAACTGTTGCTGAACGAGGCTCATACCGCTAACGGAGACGCCGAAGACGGCAACGGTCAACAATATGGTGATCCAGCGCCAGCGCATGGCGAGTTTGAGCAACCACGAGAAGACCGATGCAAACCTGCCCTTTTTCTCGTGATGACTCTTCATCTCCTTTGGCAGCATGACCACACCCAGAAGCGGCGTGAACAGAACGGCCACGATCCACGATACCAGCAGAGACACGGCAATGACGACGAAAAGGGTGAAGGTGAATTCACCTGCCGCACTGCTGTTCAGGCCAATCGGAATAAAGCCTGAGACGGTAACCAGAGTGCCGGTGAGCATAGGAAATGCCGTGGACGTATAAACATAGGTCGCGGCTTTTCTTAAGGTGTCCCCCGCTTCCAGCCGCGCCACCATCATTTCCACCGCGATCATCGCATCATCGACCAGCAGCCCCAGCGCGATGATGAGTGCGCCAAGCGAGATACGCTGAAGCGAAATGCCGGCATATTCCATGTAGACGAAGGTTATCGCCAGCACGAGCGGGATGGAAACGGCCACCACCAGACCGGCTCTCAAGCCCAGACTGATGAAGCTGATGACGAGAACGATGGCGACAGCTTCGAAGAGGGCATGCGTAAAGCCCGAGACGGCCTCATCAACCACCGCTGGCTGGTCCGAAACGCGGTTCACGTCCACGCCGATGGGAAGATCGGCCACAATCGCTTTGATATGCTGGTCGATGTCTTCGCCAAAATGAAGCAGGTTGGCACCAGACCGCATGCCGATGGCAAGGCCGATTGCGGGCATGCCGTTGTAGCGGAAAAGAGCCTTCGGTGGATCGACATAGCCACGGCGGATCGTCGCCACATCGGTCAGCGGGAAGAAGCGATCATTGACCCGCAAATTGATGGATTCAAGCGTATTCTCGGAGGCGAACTGGCCGCCCACCCGGATGGCTATGCGCTCCGGCCCGGCCGTCACGAAACCGGATTGCGTGACCGCATTCTGCGCCTGCAGGGTGGAGATGATGGACTGTCGATCAATGCCGAGGGCCGCAATCTTGCGTGTCGAGAATTCGAGATAGATCGCCTCGTCCTGCGCGCCGATGATATCGACCTTGCCGACATTATCGATTGTCAGGATTTTCGAGCGTGCATCCTCGACCAGATCCCTCAGCTGGCGTTGCGAAAGGCCATCGCTGGTGAAGGCGAAGATATTGCCGTAAACATCGCCAAAACGGTCGTTGAAGAACGGCCCCTGAACACCGGATGGGAAATCCGCCTGGATATCCGCAATCATGTTGCGAACGCGGCGCCATGTCGGCTCAACATCCTTTGCCTTGGTTGTTGCCAAGAGCTCGAGAAATACTGTGGTCTGTCCAGCCGTGGTTTCACTGCGGGTATAATCGAGCGATTCCAGTTCCTGCAGCTTCTTTTCGATACGGTCGGTAACCTGTCGGCTGACTTCCTCTGCCGTGGCGCCCGGCCAGCTGGCGGAGATGACCATGGTCTTGATGGTGAAATTGGGGTCTTCTTCGCGACCCAGATTGAGATAGGAAAAAACG containing:
- a CDS encoding efflux RND transporter permease subunit, which produces MKKFNLSDWALEHRSLIWYFMIVFIIAGVFSYLNLGREEDPNFTIKTMVISASWPGATAEEVSRQVTDRIEKKLQELESLDYTRSETTAGQTTVFLELLATTKAKDVEPTWRRVRNMIADIQADFPSGVQGPFFNDRFGDVYGNIFAFTSDGLSQRQLRDLVEDARSKILTIDNVGKVDIIGAQDEAIYLEFSTRKIAALGIDRQSIISTLQAQNAVTQSGFVTAGPERIAIRVGGQFASENTLESINLRVNDRFFPLTDVATIRRGYVDPPKALFRYNGMPAIGLAIGMRSGANLLHFGEDIDQHIKAIVADLPIGVDVNRVSDQPAVVDEAVSGFTHALFEAVAIVLVISFISLGLRAGLVVAVSIPLVLAITFVYMEYAGISLQRISLGALIIALGLLVDDAMIAVEMMVARLEAGDTLRKAATYVYTSTAFPMLTGTLVTVSGFIPIGLNSSAAGEFTFTLFVVIAVSLLVSWIVAVLFTPLLGVVMLPKEMKSHHEKKGRFASVFSWLLKLAMRWRWITILLTVAVFGVSVSGMSLVQQQFFPNSDRPELIVDWNLPQNSSIAETNRQMAQFEREKLANNPDVDHWTTYVGQGAPRFILSFDVQSQNVFFGQTVIVTKNLEARDRVRADFQKYLNTTFPGTDAFVKLLDIGPPVGKPVQYRISGPDIQKVRDISQRFATIVGKHPLLTNMIYDWNEPSRVVKVDVLQDKARQLGVTSEDIATVLNSVVEGSSATQVRDDIYLIDVIGRADDADRGSIETLQNLQIPGSNGKLIPLSAVANLRYDVEQSMIASRNRIPTITLKAAVTGSTQPATIVTQLKPDVDQFIKSLPPGYKIENGGSVESSAEAQGPIAAVAPLMLFAMATILMIQLQSFSRLFLVFAVAPTALIGVVAALLLSNAPMGFVAILGILALIGILIRNSVILVVQIEHLRQEGVAAWQAVIEATEHRMRPIMLTAAAATLALIPISREVFWGPMAYAMMGGIVVGTVLTLLFLPALYVAWFRIKPEDEARQPEEGKLA